The DNA segment CATGGCGGATACATGAGTTTTGCTTGCACGAAAACTATGCCTTCGCCCTGAATCGGTAGAGATGCGAATTCGGACGGTGCTGTTGGTTTTCGCGCTGCTCACTGCGACGGCGCTGGCTGCAGAATCGGATGACGCCCTGCTGCAGATAGAAAATCCGCAATCCATCTACTCCCTTGATCGCAGCTGGCGCTTTCAGATGGCCGATCAAGCGCACTTTGCTCTGGCAACGCTCGACGATTCGCAATGGCCTTTGATGCGCGGCGGGGCGTTGTGGTTGCGCCAGGGCTACGACTATGACGGCGTCGCCTGGATGCGGCTGCACGTCAGGATTTCTGCGCAGCTCAGGCAGCAGGATCTGGCTCTGGCCATTCCCTACTTCTATGCCGCCAATGAGGTTTACTTCAATGGCGTTCGCATCAGCGCTCAGGGACGCATCGGTCCGCAAGGCCAGCTAGAGCGCCCGGATGTCCGCGCCCGTTTGCTCTACATTCCAGCCAGTCTGGTACAGGCCGATGGCGACAATGTGCTTGCCCTGCGAGTTCGCAGCTTTCACTTTCTGGGCGGAGCGCTCACTCAAAATTTCTTCCTGTCCGCTGCGGACGCGGGAGTGGACCACCACCAGCGCTTGAGCGCCTGGCACGCGGCGCTGGCCGTGCTTTTTGTCTTCGTCGGCCTGTCGCACATTCTGACCGGGTCCCTGCGCCGCCATGATCGCCACTACCTGCATTTCGGATTCTTCTCGCTGACCGCTGCGGCCCTGCACGCTGGCCAGCAGTCGATTGGCTACTGGCTGGTCGATAGCTTCTACTTCAACCTGATTCTGCTCAATGGCGGGATTCTGTTTTTTCCCTATTTTCTGACGCTCTTCTTTCGCCGCTTTTTCGATACGCGCATTCGCCTTTTCGAATATCTATTGATGGCGCTTTTAGTCGGAACCTGTTCGCTCTTTGTTCTCACTCTGTTTATTCCAGACCCGCTGTACGATATCTACGCCCGCTACGGGGTATCGACTGTGCTGGCCGTGGTACTGGCATCGCTGGTCTACTCCGCGTTTCTCACCGTTCGCGCTATGCGCATGCGTCTCACCGGCGCACGCATCTTGAGCGCCGGATTCCTGGTCTTTGGTCTGGCGGCGATCAACGAGATGACCTCGTACATGAATGTCACGCAGACGCCGCGCGTGCTGGACGAGGCATTTCTGGTATTCGTGGTCACCATGCAAACGGCCGTTGCTCTGCGCTTTCGTCAGGTGAACCGTCAGCTGGAAGGGGCCACCGCAGAACTGCACGCCCGCGCCGACGCCCTGGACCGCGCCAATCGCGAACTGGAGGTATCAGAACGGCGCTATCGCACGCTGATCGATAGCTCCAGCGATCCCATTTTCAGCCTGGACTCCGCCGGCCGCATCCAGAGCGTCAATCCCTGTATACGCGATCGACTGGGTTACCTGAGCCAGTCGCTCATTGGCCACGATTTCTTTGAGCTGATTTATGAATCGACCGACGCCAGTCTGGAACATCTGAGCCAGCGCGTGGTTCGCGATGAATTTGAACGCGTGCGAAGCAGGGGCGGAAGCGTTCAGTTTCGAACGATTTTCCGAACGCGCCTGCTGGAGCCGCACGAAATGGAGCTCCGCTTCGAATCCATTGAAGGCGATGCGCCGGGACCGGTCATATCCGCACGCCTCAGTTCCGTGGAGGGCGATGAGCTGGCGCGACTCTGTCTGGCGGAAGCTCAACGCTATGTATTTGGCAATTACCTGAGGCTTGCCGAAACAATCAGCAACCGATTGGCCGGCGGCGTGGCGCGCTATTGCGACGCCGACGAGGCCTTTGGAGTCAAACTGTCACTGCGCGAGATGATCGTCAATGCCATTGAACATGGCAATCTGGAGATCAGCTACAACGAGAAAACGGAGGCGCAGCAAGAGGGTCGCTACATTGAGTTCGTTCAGGAGCGACAGCGTCGAACGGAATATGCCGGCCGAACCATTACCGTCGACTATCGCATGAGCCCGCGAAGAGCGGCCTTCCGCATTACGGACCAGGGACGGGGATTCAATCATCGTCTGATGCTGCGCCGCTCGCCGGACGAGGTAAACCGCGAAGGCATCGCCCATGGTCGCGGACTTTTTCTGACGCTATCACATTTCGATGGCGTCCGCTACAATGAGAAGGGCAACAGCGTCTTGCTGATCAAGCGCTTTGGCCGTCGCCGCAGCTGAGCGGCGCCATGCGCGCCGCCTCCAACGAGCCTCAAACTTCAAAGGATTTGAACGCAAACCAGCGACAGGTCATCCTCAAAACCGCGAGAACCGGACCAGCGCTCCAGCGCATTTTCAATGAAGCTTAAACTATCCCGCAGCGGCAGGGCCCCGGCATAGCCAAAGAGTTCGTAGAGTCGCTCTTCGCCAAAGGGTTCTCCTTCTGGACTGCGCGCTTCGCTGAAGCCATCGGTATAAAGGTAGTATCGTTCTCCGCTTTGTATGGTCGCCTCAATCGTCTGGCATTCAATGCGCGGCCGCCAGCCGAGCGCCGCGCCGCTGCCGCCAACAGGCAGGGCGGCCGAGGCGGCCGGCGCCAGCACGGCCAGCGGCGTATGACCGGCGCGTGCAAAACGCAATTGATGACGGCCGAAGTCAAAGAAGCAGTAGGAAGCGGTAATGAAGCCATTGTCGCACTTTCCGTACATGCTGCGATTCAAACGTGACAGCAAGCGGGCCGGCTCTTCGGCGTATTCTAATTCGGCACTAAAGGAGACCTTGAGCATCGCCGCAATCATCGCGGCCGAGGCCCCGTGACCGGAAATATCCGCCGAGAGTACGCCAAGACGCAGGTCATCCAGCTGGTGGAAGTCGTAGAAATCGCCGCCCACGGCATGCATCGGCCGATAAAAAATTCCAAGCTCGCCGCCGCGCACTCCAGGAGCGGAAGTCGGCAAAATCGAACTCTGAATTTTACGCGCCAAGCGCAGGTCTTCGGTCAGCGCCCGCAGTCGGCCGCGTTCCTCCGCCGCCTGCCGCAGAGCCAGGGCCGCGCCGAGACGCGCCAGCAGCTCTTTGTTCTGGAAAGGCTTGCTGAGATAGTCGTTGGCCCCAATGTCAAAGGCCTCCGGCGCTTCATCGCCGCCGCGCGCTGTAACGATCAGCACCGGCAGCTCAACCTGGGAGCGAAGCTCGCGTAGGCGGCGCAGTACGTCG comes from the Leptospirales bacterium genome and includes:
- a CDS encoding ATP-binding protein, whose translation is MRIRTVLLVFALLTATALAAESDDALLQIENPQSIYSLDRSWRFQMADQAHFALATLDDSQWPLMRGGALWLRQGYDYDGVAWMRLHVRISAQLRQQDLALAIPYFYAANEVYFNGVRISAQGRIGPQGQLERPDVRARLLYIPASLVQADGDNVLALRVRSFHFLGGALTQNFFLSAADAGVDHHQRLSAWHAALAVLFVFVGLSHILTGSLRRHDRHYLHFGFFSLTAAALHAGQQSIGYWLVDSFYFNLILLNGGILFFPYFLTLFFRRFFDTRIRLFEYLLMALLVGTCSLFVLTLFIPDPLYDIYARYGVSTVLAVVLASLVYSAFLTVRAMRMRLTGARILSAGFLVFGLAAINEMTSYMNVTQTPRVLDEAFLVFVVTMQTAVALRFRQVNRQLEGATAELHARADALDRANRELEVSERRYRTLIDSSSDPIFSLDSAGRIQSVNPCIRDRLGYLSQSLIGHDFFELIYESTDASLEHLSQRVVRDEFERVRSRGGSVQFRTIFRTRLLEPHEMELRFESIEGDAPGPVISARLSSVEGDELARLCLAEAQRYVFGNYLRLAETISNRLAGGVARYCDADEAFGVKLSLREMIVNAIEHGNLEISYNEKTEAQQEGRYIEFVQERQRRTEYAGRTITVDYRMSPRRAAFRITDQGRGFNHRLMLRRSPDEVNREGIAHGRGLFLTLSHFDGVRYNEKGNSVLLIKRFGRRRS